The following are encoded in a window of Magnolia sinica isolate HGM2019 chromosome 11, MsV1, whole genome shotgun sequence genomic DNA:
- the LOC131219539 gene encoding GCN5-related N-acetyltransferase 9: MGVILEGKKVILVPYMREHVPKYHEWMRDPYLLQATGSEPLTLDQEYDMHLSWTQDPNKHTFIVLDKQMIVGDFVHGDPHVEAMVGDVNIYMNDLDDLQMAEIEIMIAEPKSRGKGLGEESVLMMMAFAVKNFGIQSFRGKIGESNTASLRLFRKLGFEDATYSEVFKEVTLELLASKLRCNELVDSMTIHS; this comes from the exons atgggagtgATCTTGGAAGGGAAGAAGGTGATATTAGTACCGTACATGAGGGAGCACGTGCCCAAGTACCACGAATGGATGCGGGACCCATATCTCTTGCAGGCCACAGGATCCGAGCCCTTGACACTGGACCAAGAGTACGACATGCACCTCTCCTGGACCCAGGACCCCAAca AGCACACATTCATTGTCTTGGATAAGCAAATGATTGTTGGAGACTTTGTTCATGGAGATCCCCATGTTGAAG CTATGGTTGGTGACGTGAATATTTACATGAATGACCTTGATGACTTACAGATGGCTGAGATTGAAATAATGATCGCAGAACCCAAAAG CCGTGGAAAAGGGCTTGGAGAAGAATCTGTTTTGATGATGATGGCTTTTGCAGTCAAGAATTTCGGGATCCAATCATTCCGTGGTAAAATTGGAGAATCAAACACTGCATCTCTTAGGCTCTTCAGGAaattg GGCTTTGAAGATGCTACTTACAGTGAAGTCTTCAAAGAG GTGACTTTGGAGTTACTGGCGAGCAAGCTAAGGTGTAATGAGCTGGTAGATAGCATGACCATTCATTCGTAG